The Chloroflexota bacterium genome has a window encoding:
- a CDS encoding DUF1932 domain-containing protein, with protein MATGRTVAILSPGEMGTAFGRALQAGGHRVVTSLEGRSDVTRRRCEAAGFEVRASLDDIAREAELIVAIVPSLSALPLARRAGESIARSGSRPMYLDANSIGPHTARAIGAAIETAGGIFVDGSIIGAASELRERATVYLSGEHAADVAEILEPALETAVLGDEVGQASAFKVLYAGLTKGLSAIGIELLSGAAKLGLREPLLEKYRTSQPGIYRFFEHTLPGLPPRAARRSEEMVELSDTLEPLGLSANMAHGAEATLARLAERYRTRGGPEAETLEALVDWLAARD; from the coding sequence ATGGCGACCGGGAGGACCGTCGCAATCCTGAGCCCGGGCGAGATGGGGACAGCTTTTGGTCGTGCACTGCAAGCGGGCGGGCACCGCGTGGTGACCTCGCTCGAGGGCCGGAGCGACGTCACGCGGCGGCGATGCGAGGCGGCCGGGTTCGAGGTGCGAGCGTCCCTGGACGACATCGCGCGCGAGGCGGAGCTGATCGTGGCCATCGTTCCATCGCTGTCGGCCCTCCCCCTCGCCAGGCGCGCGGGCGAAAGCATTGCGCGGAGCGGCTCGCGCCCGATGTACCTCGACGCGAACTCGATCGGCCCCCACACGGCTCGGGCCATTGGTGCTGCCATCGAGACGGCGGGCGGGATCTTCGTGGACGGGTCAATCATTGGGGCCGCGAGCGAGCTGCGCGAGCGGGCCACGGTGTACCTGTCCGGGGAACACGCGGCCGACGTGGCGGAGATCCTGGAGCCGGCGTTGGAGACGGCCGTTCTTGGGGACGAGGTCGGTCAGGCGTCGGCGTTCAAGGTGCTCTACGCGGGCCTCACCAAGGGGCTGAGCGCCATCGGCATAGAGCTGCTCTCTGGAGCCGCGAAGCTGGGGCTCCGGGAGCCGCTGCTCGAGAAGTATCGAACGTCCCAGCCGGGCATCTACCGGTTCTTCGAGCACACGCTGCCGGGCCTGCCGCCGCGTGCGGCGCGACGGTCGGAGGAGATGGTAGAATTGTCCGACACGCTCGAGCCGCTGGGCTTGAGTGCGAACATGGCACACGGCGCAGAAGCGACGCTGGCGAGGCTTGCCGAGCGCTACCGGACCCGCGGTGGCCCGGAGGCGGAAACGCTGGAAGCGCTCGTCGACTGGCTTGCGGCGCGGGATTGA
- a CDS encoding aromatic ring-hydroxylating dioxygenase subunit alpha, with protein sequence MALTAEQNERLTRVGPGTPMGSLLRRYWHVVGTVDELARDPVRPVRILGEDLVLYRDASGRMGLIGQRCAHRGISLAYGIPEENGLRCAYHGWTYDDRGQVVDMPFEPVCLPLTVPAYPVQELGGLAWGYLGPAPVPLLPRWDLLVREDLERQVGVARLPMNFLQAMENSFDPVHFEHLHGVFGNYIMKKQGKPPAMSPRRHLKIEFDPFEFGIYKRRLLEGESEEDDDWTHGHPVLFPTILTVNTGADPMFQIRVPVDDVTTLAYWYFTRPRQAGSEPQARVPVWENPFRNPDGTLKCDTTNSQDMLAWIAQGEIADRTAEHLVTSDKGIALYRKMLLEQIERVERGEDPLGIVRDPARNEPMIELRREGYAMRILDVRFDLTYSQNAELSHRAGRG encoded by the coding sequence ATGGCGCTGACGGCTGAGCAGAACGAACGACTGACACGGGTCGGCCCGGGGACGCCGATGGGCAGCCTCCTGCGTCGGTACTGGCACGTCGTCGGGACCGTCGACGAGCTGGCGCGCGACCCGGTCCGGCCCGTGCGCATCCTCGGGGAAGACCTCGTTCTTTACCGCGACGCCTCTGGGCGGATGGGGCTCATCGGGCAGCGCTGCGCGCACCGTGGGATCTCCCTGGCGTACGGGATTCCGGAGGAGAATGGCCTGCGCTGCGCGTACCACGGCTGGACGTACGACGATCGAGGGCAGGTGGTGGACATGCCCTTCGAGCCCGTGTGCCTGCCGCTCACGGTGCCTGCATACCCCGTTCAGGAGCTGGGTGGACTCGCCTGGGGGTATCTCGGACCGGCGCCGGTCCCGTTGCTCCCTCGGTGGGACCTTCTGGTGCGGGAAGACCTGGAGCGGCAGGTCGGTGTTGCCCGACTACCCATGAACTTCCTCCAGGCCATGGAGAACAGCTTCGACCCGGTCCACTTCGAGCACCTGCACGGCGTGTTCGGCAACTACATTATGAAGAAGCAGGGGAAGCCGCCGGCCATGAGCCCGCGCCGGCATCTCAAGATCGAGTTCGACCCATTCGAGTTTGGCATCTACAAGCGTCGACTGCTGGAGGGGGAATCGGAGGAGGACGACGACTGGACGCACGGGCATCCGGTGCTTTTCCCGACGATCCTCACGGTAAACACCGGCGCGGACCCCATGTTCCAGATCCGCGTGCCGGTCGATGACGTCACGACACTCGCCTACTGGTACTTCACGAGACCGCGGCAGGCCGGTAGCGAGCCCCAGGCGCGTGTCCCGGTCTGGGAGAACCCGTTCAGAAATCCCGATGGCACGCTGAAGTGCGATACGACCAACTCCCAGGACATGCTGGCCTGGATCGCTCAGGGTGAGATCGCGGATCGGACCGCGGAGCATCTGGTCACGTCGGACAAGGGCATCGCGCTGTACCGCAAGATGCTGCTGGAGCAGATCGAGCGCGTAGAACGCGGCGAGGATCCGCTTGGCATCGTGCGCGATCCGGCCCGCAACGAGCCGATGATCGAGCTGAGGCGCGAGGGATACGCGATGCGCATCCTCGATGTGCGGTTCGACCTCACCTACTCACAGAATGCCGAGCTGAGCCACCGAGCTGGGCGGGGATGA
- a CDS encoding SagB/ThcOx family dehydrogenase: MRSSEDQLANDDVQAAWTYHERTKHSPASVRASGHRLDWDNQPRPYKLYRDVSAISLPGERPVAPVSAFDVLLGGHTAGGRADQIDFPTLATLLHYSTGITKRLRYPGGVMDFRAASCTGALYHIEVYLVCRDLPGLEAGVYQFGVHDAALRRLRRGDLRGAVVDATASSREVAGAPVVLVFTSTYWRNAWKYQDRTYRHCFWDLGTILANLFTMAAAHGVPASVHLGFVDAEVNRLIDVDGEGEAALAIVALGARGASTPPTPAVPSLHLDTVPLSPREIDFPAIRAMHAAASLHSQAEVAAWRVAAERCFWPPTPAEAPGTAAQLPTLGQAELPGHSVEEVILRRGSARSFREEPIRGDQLGTLLRCAAGEIPADVPFGLSHGWNTGYVIANAVDGLQSGKYALESSARALALLEAGDFRDHAGRLALWQRLGADAAVDVYFLADLHRALDCMGNRGYRAAQLEAAIIAGRLYLAAYGLGLGATGLTFFDDAVVEFFGPHAEGKSVMFLIALGRPAVPPRRGP; this comes from the coding sequence ATGCGCAGCAGCGAGGACCAGTTGGCCAACGATGACGTTCAAGCCGCGTGGACCTACCACGAGCGCACGAAGCACTCGCCCGCCAGCGTGCGCGCAAGCGGACACCGGCTCGATTGGGATAACCAGCCGCGTCCGTACAAGCTGTATCGCGACGTGTCCGCCATTTCATTGCCTGGCGAACGGCCCGTGGCGCCAGTGTCGGCGTTCGACGTGCTCCTGGGGGGCCATACGGCTGGCGGGCGCGCTGATCAGATCGATTTCCCAACGCTCGCGACGCTGTTGCACTACTCGACGGGCATCACGAAGCGGCTGCGGTACCCGGGCGGCGTGATGGACTTCCGCGCCGCGTCTTGTACCGGCGCCCTGTACCACATCGAGGTGTACCTGGTCTGTCGTGACCTGCCGGGCCTGGAGGCCGGCGTCTATCAGTTTGGGGTCCACGACGCGGCGCTGCGTCGGCTGAGGCGGGGCGACCTGCGCGGCGCGGTCGTGGATGCCACTGCATCGAGCCGTGAAGTCGCCGGTGCGCCCGTCGTGCTGGTCTTCACCAGTACCTATTGGCGCAACGCGTGGAAATACCAGGACCGGACGTATCGCCACTGCTTCTGGGATCTGGGAACGATCCTCGCCAACCTGTTCACGATGGCGGCCGCCCATGGCGTACCCGCGTCGGTCCATCTCGGATTCGTTGACGCGGAGGTCAACCGTCTGATCGACGTCGACGGCGAGGGTGAGGCCGCGCTGGCCATCGTGGCGCTGGGAGCGCGAGGAGCCTCGACGCCGCCGACGCCGGCCGTTCCGTCTCTCCATTTGGACACGGTGCCTCTTTCGCCGCGAGAGATCGACTTTCCAGCAATTCGGGCGATGCACGCTGCTGCGTCACTGCACTCGCAAGCCGAAGTGGCCGCGTGGCGCGTCGCGGCCGAACGCTGCTTCTGGCCGCCGACGCCGGCCGAGGCGCCCGGGACCGCTGCCCAGCTCCCCACCCTCGGTCAGGCCGAGCTTCCTGGCCATTCCGTTGAAGAGGTCATCCTGCGTCGTGGCTCTGCACGCAGTTTTCGGGAGGAACCGATCCGCGGCGACCAGCTGGGCACGTTGCTGCGATGCGCCGCGGGGGAGATCCCAGCCGACGTCCCGTTCGGGCTTTCCCACGGGTGGAACACCGGGTACGTCATCGCGAACGCGGTGGATGGGCTCCAAAGCGGCAAGTACGCGCTGGAATCATCGGCGAGGGCCTTGGCGCTCTTAGAGGCCGGCGATTTCCGGGACCACGCTGGGAGGCTCGCCCTCTGGCAGCGGCTCGGGGCCGATGCAGCCGTCGACGTCTACTTTCTGGCCGACCTCCATCGCGCGCTCGACTGCATGGGGAATCGCGGGTATCGAGCCGCGCAGCTCGAAGCCGCCATCATCGCGGGACGCCTCTATCTGGCCGCCTACGGACTCGGTCTTGGCGCCACAGGGCTCACCTTTTTCGACGACGCGGTGGTCGAATTCTTCGGGCCCCATGCCGAGGGGAAGAGCGTCATGTTCTTGATCGCCCTCGGTCGGCCCGCGGTGCCTCCGCGACGCGGGCCGTGA
- a CDS encoding MFS transporter yields MKQSATEESVRNGNPPARDGLAAEDPGGVLRLLVRLPTFQAFRYRQYRLLWYGQVGNGLAQWMDQVTRGWLMYELTDSALQLGSVTAIRVVPLLIFSPIAGTVADRYGRKTQLIAAQSTNAALFAIMAALILTRTVHPWHVYAVALAGAVVQVFQLPARQVMTTESVPPRDLTNAIGLGSVAFNGSRSVGPAVAGILIAVAGTGGSYAAQAMLMAASTFWTMQLRPELGSSRRLNSGGAGRLGFFSSTVEGWQFVLRNETVRTAMMVMMMVALLTWPFTTLLPIFARDILHAGSSGQGFLLGSMGIGALLSAVLIASLGDRLPKGILMVSGAFGYGALLVAFAVSQWFSVSLALMVAIGVTNVFCSALVQTVVQAHSPPEIRGRVMSVYQQRDVFNTAGSMMIGALAAAWGAPWAMALMSGACAAGAVAIFVAVPHARTIR; encoded by the coding sequence TTGAAACAGTCCGCCACGGAAGAGTCCGTCCGAAACGGCAACCCGCCGGCCCGCGACGGCTTGGCCGCCGAGGATCCTGGCGGCGTCCTTCGTCTTCTCGTGCGCCTGCCCACGTTTCAAGCGTTTCGCTATCGGCAGTACCGCTTGCTCTGGTACGGCCAGGTCGGCAATGGTCTCGCCCAATGGATGGACCAGGTGACGCGGGGCTGGTTGATGTACGAGCTGACGGACTCCGCCCTGCAGCTCGGGTCCGTGACCGCAATTCGCGTCGTTCCCCTCCTCATCTTCTCGCCGATCGCGGGCACCGTTGCCGATCGATACGGCCGCAAGACGCAGCTCATCGCGGCGCAAAGCACGAACGCCGCGCTCTTCGCCATCATGGCGGCGCTCATCCTCACGCGCACGGTGCATCCGTGGCACGTCTACGCCGTCGCCCTAGCCGGCGCGGTCGTTCAGGTCTTTCAGCTTCCCGCCCGCCAGGTCATGACGACGGAGTCGGTGCCGCCGCGCGACCTGACGAACGCCATCGGACTCGGATCGGTGGCGTTCAACGGCAGCCGAAGTGTCGGACCGGCGGTCGCGGGGATCTTGATCGCGGTCGCGGGCACGGGCGGCTCGTATGCGGCCCAGGCGATGCTCATGGCAGCGTCGACGTTCTGGACGATGCAGCTTCGGCCCGAGCTGGGCTCCTCGCGCCGACTGAACTCCGGGGGAGCAGGTCGACTCGGGTTCTTCTCCAGTACGGTGGAGGGATGGCAGTTCGTCTTGCGGAACGAAACGGTGCGTACAGCGATGATGGTCATGATGATGGTGGCCCTCCTCACATGGCCATTCACCACGCTGCTCCCGATCTTTGCCCGGGATATCCTGCACGCGGGCTCCAGCGGGCAGGGCTTCCTGCTGGGCAGCATGGGGATCGGGGCGCTGCTCAGCGCGGTGCTGATCGCGTCCCTCGGCGATCGCCTGCCCAAGGGAATCCTCATGGTCTCCGGCGCCTTCGGGTACGGGGCCCTTCTGGTGGCCTTCGCCGTGTCCCAATGGTTCTCCGTGTCGCTGGCGCTCATGGTCGCCATCGGCGTCACGAACGTCTTCTGTAGCGCCCTGGTCCAGACGGTCGTTCAGGCCCACTCGCCGCCGGAGATTCGCGGCCGCGTCATGAGCGTCTATCAACAGCGGGACGTCTTCAACACCGCCGGCTCCATGATGATCGGGGCGCTCGCGGCAGCCTGGGGCGCGCCATGGGCGATGGCGCTGATGTCGGGCGCTTGCGCCGCGGGCGCGGTCGCCATCTTCGTGGCGGTCCCGCACGCGCGCACCATTCGATGA